One genomic window of Mustela nigripes isolate SB6536 chromosome 15, MUSNIG.SB6536, whole genome shotgun sequence includes the following:
- the SPRY2 gene encoding protein sprouty homolog 2 gives MEARAQSGSGSQSLLRASRDIGRQRGEPDPRDALTQQVHVLSLDQIRAIRNTNEYTEGPTVVPRPGLKPAPRPSAQHKQERLHGLPEHRQPPRLQQPQVHASARAPLSRSISTVSSGSRSSTRTSNSSSSSEQRLLGPSFSSGPVADGIIRVQPKSELKPGELKSLSKEDSGLHAYRCEDCGKCKCKECTYPRPLPSDWICDKQCLCSAQNVIDYGTCVCCVKGLFYHCSNDDEDNCADNPCSCSQSHCCTRWSAMGVMSLFLPCLWCYLPAKGCLKLCQGCYDRVNRPGCRCKNSNTVCCKVPTVPPRNFEKPT, from the coding sequence ATGGAGGCCAGAGCTCAGAGCGGCAGCGGGTCCCAGTCCTTGCTGCGGGCGTCGCGTGACATTGGCCGGCAGCGTGGGGAGCCCGACCCCAGAGATGCCCTCACCCAGCAGGTACACGTGTTGTCTCTGGATCAGATCAGAGCCATCCGAAACACCAATGAGTACACAGAGGGGCCTACTGTGGTCCCACGACCTGGGCTCAAGCCTGCTCCTCGCCCCTCTGCTCAGCACAAACAGGAGAGGCTCCACGGTCTGCCCGAGCACCGCCAGCCTCCCAGGCTCCAGCAACCACAGGTCCATGCTTCTGCACGAGCCCCTCTGTCCAGGTCCATCAGCACAGTCAGCTCGGGGTCTCGGAGCAGTACAAGGACAAGTAACAGCAGCAGTTCCTCTGAACAGAGACTGTTAGGACCATCTTTCTCCTCGGGGCCTGTTGCTGATGGGATAATCCGTGTGCAGCCCAAATCCGAGCTCAAGCCAGGTGAGCTTAAGTCCCTGAGCAAGGAAGATTCGGGCCTGCATGCCTACAGGTGTGAGGACTGTGGCAAGTGCAAGTGCAAGGAGTGCACCTACCCTAGGCCGCTGCCATCAGACTGGATCTGCGACAAGCAGTGCCTTTGCTCAGCCCAAAACGTGATTGACTATGGGACTTGTGTGTGCTGTGTGAAAGGTCTCTTCTATCACTGTTCTAATGATGACGAGGACAACTGTGCCGACAACCCGTGTTCTTGCAGCCAGTCTCACTGTTGTACACGGTGGTCTGCCATGGGCGTCATGTCCCTCTTTTTGCCTTGTTTATGGTGTTATCTTCCAGCCAAGGGTTGCCTTAAATTGTGCCAGGGGTGTTATGACCGGGTTAACAGGCCTGGATGCCGCTGTAAAAACTCAAACACAGTGTGCTGCAAAGTTCCCACTGTCCCACCCAGGAACTTTGAAAAACCAACATAG